In Malania oleifera isolate guangnan ecotype guangnan chromosome 8, ASM2987363v1, whole genome shotgun sequence, a single window of DNA contains:
- the LOC131162687 gene encoding uncharacterized protein LOC131162687 → MNPLAFLGGVDLAATENWMQETEKVLVMLQCTEEQMVLFATYKLTRQAERWWTAYAAHFIELSHFTSYIAPDEVKKARQFERGLRRSIFKQAVVLRIQDFAELVNRAALAKIGERLDAEEQGQRKRSASSSY, encoded by the exons aTGAATCCTCttgcatttttaggaggagtcgATCTTGCAGCcaccgagaattggatgcaggagactgaGAAAGTTTTGGTTATGTTACAGTGTACTGAAGAACAGATGGTCCTCTTTGCTACCTACAAACTAACGAGgcaggccgagaggtggtggactgct TATGCGGCTcattttattgagctctctcattTCACTTCGTATATTGcccctgatgaggtgaagaaagcgagacaatttgaaagaggcttgaggcgaAGCATATTTAAGCAGGCGGTTGTGCTAAGGATccaagattttgctgagttagtcaatAGAGCAGCTTTGGCAAAGATTGGTGAGCgtttggatgcagaggagcagggacagaggaagagatctgcatcttcaaGCTACTAG